The proteins below come from a single Roseofilum reptotaenium CS-1145 genomic window:
- a CDS encoding dioxygenase family protein — protein sequence MIKSLFISHGAPDVLLHQLPVVEFWRSLSAQISTPKAILVVSAHWTTSEPVVSAVPHPETIYDFRGFPPSLSEIVYPVPGAPKLAHQIVQNLHKDGIACQVSEHRGLDHGAWVPLSCIVPEAQIPVTQLSIQPHRDPAYHLAIGRSLSSLRSQGILIIASGSMTHNLSYFSQYPLDAEPPLWVQDFDRWMEKTLQEGDLERLIHYRQLAPYAVENHPTDEHLLPLFVALGAAGEPLRAKSLHSSFTYGILSMAACGFSEAQS from the coding sequence ATGATAAAAAGTTTATTTATTTCCCATGGCGCTCCCGATGTACTGTTACATCAGCTACCAGTTGTAGAGTTTTGGCGCTCTCTCTCTGCGCAGATTTCCACTCCTAAAGCCATTTTAGTGGTTTCTGCCCACTGGACTACCTCCGAACCAGTGGTTAGTGCTGTACCCCATCCGGAAACGATATACGATTTTCGTGGATTTCCGCCCTCTTTATCCGAAATAGTTTATCCTGTTCCAGGCGCACCTAAACTAGCCCATCAGATTGTACAGAATTTGCATAAAGACGGTATCGCTTGTCAGGTTAGCGAGCATAGAGGATTAGATCATGGAGCTTGGGTTCCCTTATCCTGCATAGTTCCAGAGGCTCAGATTCCGGTTACCCAACTCTCGATTCAACCCCACCGAGATCCAGCTTATCATCTGGCGATTGGGCGATCGCTCTCTTCTTTAAGATCTCAAGGCATTCTGATCATCGCTAGTGGCTCCATGACTCATAATTTAAGCTATTTTAGCCAATATCCTCTCGATGCTGAACCTCCCCTATGGGTACAAGACTTCGATCGGTGGATGGAAAAGACACTTCAAGAAGGAGATTTAGAGCGCTTAATTCATTATCGTCAACTGGCTCCCTATGCCGTTGAAAATCATCCCACTGACGAACATTTACTGCCCCTATTTGTCGCCCTAGGAGCAGCCGGTGAACCCCTGAGAGCTAAATCCTTACACTCTAGTTTTACCTATGGTATTTTGAGTATGGCTGCCTGTGGTTTTTCTGAGGCTCAGAGTTAA
- a CDS encoding Uma2 family endonuclease — MVHKKETPFIEEDSLYPESDGQPVGENTIQFRLIMMLQGGLDALFKDIPDVFVAGDLFWYPVQLSSEEIENQEEPSRQAPDVMVVFGVEKKDRPSYMQWEENNIAPQVVFEIVSPSNSKEAMTKKFEFYQTHGVEEYYAYNPKGNRLEGWLRRGEVLEKITPMEGWKSPRLGVSFTTVSGELRLLTANGERLGTYLDVVKDRDLQRLETERQRLETERERLDKELERQRANDAELECDRQQQRANDAEEVIEHLRERLQQLGIDPDELRS; from the coding sequence ATGGTACACAAAAAAGAAACCCCATTCATTGAAGAAGATTCCCTCTATCCAGAAAGTGACGGTCAGCCAGTCGGTGAAAATACAATACAATTTCGTTTAATTATGATGCTCCAAGGGGGTTTGGATGCTCTATTTAAAGACATCCCCGATGTGTTTGTAGCTGGAGATTTATTTTGGTATCCCGTGCAACTCTCATCAGAGGAAATAGAGAATCAGGAAGAACCCTCCAGACAAGCGCCAGATGTGATGGTGGTATTTGGAGTCGAAAAAAAAGACCGTCCATCTTATATGCAGTGGGAAGAGAACAACATTGCCCCTCAAGTAGTATTTGAGATCGTATCCCCGAGTAATAGCAAGGAAGCGATGACTAAAAAGTTTGAGTTTTATCAAACTCATGGAGTAGAAGAGTATTATGCTTACAACCCCAAAGGAAATAGACTAGAAGGGTGGTTAAGAAGAGGGGAAGTATTGGAGAAAATTACGCCAATGGAGGGCTGGAAAAGTCCAAGGTTAGGCGTGAGTTTTACCACCGTTTCGGGAGAGTTGCGGTTATTAACAGCTAATGGGGAGCGCTTAGGAACCTATCTGGATGTGGTGAAAGATCGGGATCTCCAACGTTTGGAAACAGAACGCCAACGGTTGGAAACAGAACGGGAGCGACTCGATAAGGAACTTGAACGCCAAAGAGCGAATGATGCTGAATTAGAGTGCGATCGCCAACAACAACGAGCGAATGACGCTGAAGAGGTAATTGAACACTTACGCGAGCGCTTACAGCAGTTAGGAATTGATCCCGATGAGTTGAGATCTTGA
- the argC gene encoding N-acetyl-gamma-glutamyl-phosphate reductase, protein MGDNGRTTVGIVGASGYGGVQLVRMLCEHPNVDLVYLGGDSSAGKSYGDIYPHLAHRVNLTVEPVNIDTIASRCEVVFLGLPNGLACKIAPQLLERGCLVLDLSADYRLTDMEVYKTWYGSEDRADYEVLSKAVYGLPEIYRDRIPHTNLIACPGCYTTSSLLAIAPLLKQGLIEPDTLIVDAKSGTSGGGRQGKINLLLAEADSSLAAYGVTRHRHTPELEQVCSDLAGHEVKLQFTPHLIPMVRGILATVYATLRDPGLVREDIRTIYSVFYQNSPWVRVLPNGTYPQTKWACDTNLCYLGLEVDARTNRVIVMSAIDNLIKGQAGQAIQCLNLIKGWQETLGLPKLTFYP, encoded by the coding sequence ATGGGAGATAATGGGCGAACAACGGTTGGTATAGTTGGTGCTTCCGGTTATGGAGGTGTGCAATTGGTGCGGATGTTGTGCGAACATCCAAACGTGGATTTGGTTTATTTAGGAGGCGATAGTAGTGCGGGTAAATCCTATGGCGATATTTACCCTCATTTGGCTCATCGAGTTAATCTGACGGTGGAACCCGTTAATATTGATACGATCGCCTCGCGCTGTGAGGTGGTATTTTTAGGATTGCCCAATGGGTTAGCGTGCAAAATAGCGCCCCAACTGCTGGAGAGAGGGTGTTTAGTTCTCGATTTATCCGCCGATTATCGGTTAACGGATATGGAGGTCTATAAGACTTGGTATGGGAGTGAAGACCGGGCTGATTATGAGGTATTATCGAAGGCGGTGTATGGTTTACCGGAAATCTACCGCGATCGCATCCCCCATACGAATCTGATAGCTTGTCCAGGATGCTATACAACCAGTAGTTTACTGGCGATCGCTCCCCTACTCAAACAAGGATTAATTGAACCCGATACCCTCATTGTTGATGCCAAGTCGGGAACATCCGGAGGGGGAAGACAAGGTAAAATTAATCTCCTTTTAGCAGAAGCAGATAGTTCTCTAGCCGCTTATGGGGTGACCCGTCACCGACATACCCCAGAACTCGAACAAGTGTGTAGTGATTTAGCCGGCCATGAGGTTAAGCTGCAATTTACCCCCCACCTGATTCCGATGGTACGAGGAATTTTAGCCACAGTTTACGCTACCCTCCGCGACCCTGGTTTAGTCCGAGAAGATATACGTACGATTTACAGTGTGTTCTATCAAAATTCCCCTTGGGTGCGGGTTCTGCCCAATGGAACTTATCCACAAACGAAGTGGGCTTGTGATACCAATCTTTGTTATCTCGGCTTAGAAGTCGATGCCCGGACGAATCGGGTGATTGTCATGTCAGCAATTGATAATCTGATTAAGGGTCAAGCAGGACAAGCCATTCAATGTCTGAATCTGATCAAGGGTTGGCAGGAAACCTTGGGTTTACCAAAATTAACCTTTTATCCCTAA
- the rlmD gene encoding 23S rRNA (uracil(1939)-C(5))-methyltransferase RlmD: MKTEFNWKQGQVVEIEIASLSDTGDGVGRVDNRVVFVPNTVPGDRLNVRLLYVKPQFAKGAIEELLEPSPHGLRPACIVADKCGGCQWQHIRYDFQQQAKQTLVREALTRIGKFADPPVTPIIGSPQSFGYRNKVSYPLELSDIGIFKAGYYQQGTHKLINLNQCPVQDERLNPLLATLKENFDLAHWSAYDEENHQGLLRHLCLRIGQRTGEILITLVATKRRLPGLAIHSQNWLTQFPGVVGVCLNVNPHKTNRIFGDQTFSIAGQPYVREQFAGLTFHLGADTFFQVNTEAAEALLEMILEHLNLQGTEQVVDAYCGIGTLTLPIARQVQQVLGLEVQPEAIQRARENAQLNQIENVAFQVGKVEDILPQLDHKPDIVLLDPPRQGCKPEVLQTLLNLRPARLVYVSCKPATLARDLQILCESGSYRLTRVQPVDFFPQTAHVEAVAFLVNNE, from the coding sequence ATGAAAACAGAATTTAACTGGAAACAAGGCCAAGTCGTAGAAATAGAGATTGCTTCCTTGAGCGATACAGGCGATGGAGTGGGACGGGTAGACAACCGGGTGGTGTTTGTGCCAAATACGGTTCCAGGCGATCGCCTGAATGTTCGGTTACTCTATGTTAAACCTCAATTTGCCAAAGGAGCGATCGAAGAACTCCTTGAACCTTCACCCCATGGCCTTCGTCCCGCTTGTATCGTTGCGGATAAATGCGGAGGATGTCAATGGCAACATATTCGCTACGACTTTCAACAACAAGCCAAACAAACCCTAGTCAGAGAAGCTTTAACCCGGATTGGCAAATTTGCCGATCCTCCCGTTACCCCCATTATCGGCTCTCCTCAATCCTTTGGCTATCGTAATAAAGTCTCCTATCCTCTCGAACTCTCGGACATCGGCATCTTCAAAGCCGGATATTACCAACAAGGAACCCATAAACTCATTAACCTTAATCAATGTCCCGTACAGGATGAGCGTTTGAATCCCCTATTGGCAACGCTCAAAGAAAACTTCGATCTAGCTCACTGGTCAGCCTATGATGAGGAGAATCACCAAGGACTCCTGCGCCATTTATGTCTTCGCATCGGTCAACGTACGGGAGAAATTCTAATTACTCTAGTAGCCACAAAACGCCGGTTACCCGGTTTAGCGATTCATAGCCAGAACTGGTTAACTCAATTTCCTGGGGTGGTTGGGGTTTGTCTAAATGTGAATCCTCATAAAACCAATCGCATTTTTGGAGACCAAACCTTCTCTATTGCCGGACAACCCTATGTGCGCGAGCAATTTGCTGGTTTAACCTTCCATTTGGGGGCAGATACCTTTTTTCAGGTCAATACAGAAGCTGCTGAAGCCTTGCTAGAGATGATTCTCGAGCATTTGAATTTGCAAGGTACAGAACAAGTCGTTGATGCCTATTGTGGCATTGGCACACTAACCTTACCTATTGCTCGTCAAGTGCAACAGGTTTTAGGTCTAGAAGTCCAACCCGAAGCGATTCAACGAGCCAGGGAAAATGCTCAGTTAAATCAGATTGAGAATGTAGCGTTTCAGGTGGGCAAAGTCGAGGATATTTTACCCCAATTAGACCATAAACCCGATATTGTCTTACTCGATCCGCCCCGTCAAGGCTGCAAACCTGAAGTGTTGCAAACCTTATTAAACCTCCGTCCGGCTCGTCTGGTTTATGTGAGTTGCAAACCAGCAACTTTAGCGCGAGATCTTCAAATTCTTTGTGAGTCTGGAAGCTATCGCCTGACACGAGTACAACCGGTTGATTTTTTCCCGCAAACGGCTCATGTGGAAGCGGTAGCATTTTTAGTGAATAATGAATAA
- the apcD gene encoding allophycocyanin subunit alpha-B encodes MSVVTQIILNADEELRYPSAGELQNIQAFLTTGETRTRIASTLTENEKKIVDKATQELWRRRPDFIAPGGNAAGQRERSQCIRDYGWYLRLVTYGVLDGSTETIDQIGVLGAREMYNSLGVPLAGMAEAMRCLKEASLALLSIDEAQETAPYFDFLIQAMS; translated from the coding sequence ATGAGCGTCGTTACTCAAATCATTCTCAATGCAGACGAAGAACTGCGCTATCCCAGCGCAGGCGAACTGCAAAATATTCAAGCCTTCTTAACTACCGGAGAAACACGCACTCGGATTGCGTCTACTCTCACGGAAAACGAAAAGAAGATCGTAGATAAAGCCACTCAAGAGTTATGGCGCAGACGACCCGATTTCATCGCTCCTGGTGGAAATGCTGCGGGTCAACGGGAACGAAGCCAGTGTATCCGTGATTATGGCTGGTATTTGCGTCTAGTGACCTATGGAGTTCTTGATGGTAGCACCGAGACCATTGACCAGATTGGTGTGTTAGGGGCGCGGGAAATGTATAATTCTCTCGGCGTACCGTTGGCAGGTATGGCAGAAGCCATGCGCTGTTTGAAGGAAGCGTCTTTAGCTCTGTTGAGTATAGATGAAGCTCAGGAAACCGCTCCTTATTTTGATTTTCTGATTCAAGCCATGTCTTAA
- a CDS encoding histidine kinase yields the protein MAVSCHFIVEGNPVIVYASRNGNPKKVLPKLQRFLDTFGQERATMGETVHTPECLVAQIIVRFGFELCEDDFSNLRVGLKYDPDVDYLYKVGTNFKVTVLEPLDAYRKQPGLGLEGCQVLTEETGLAH from the coding sequence ATGGCTGTCTCCTGTCACTTCATTGTTGAAGGTAACCCGGTAATTGTCTACGCTAGTCGCAACGGCAATCCGAAGAAAGTTTTACCCAAATTGCAACGATTTTTAGATACCTTTGGGCAAGAGCGCGCTACCATGGGGGAAACAGTTCATACTCCTGAATGCCTCGTCGCCCAAATTATTGTTCGCTTTGGTTTTGAATTGTGTGAAGATGATTTTTCTAATTTGCGAGTGGGTTTAAAGTACGATCCAGATGTGGATTATCTGTATAAAGTCGGGACTAATTTTAAGGTCACCGTCCTGGAACCATTAGACGCTTATCGCAAACAACCGGGTTTAGGGTTAGAAGGCTGTCAAGTTTTGACAGAAGAAACCGGGTTGGCCCATTAA
- a CDS encoding thiol-disulfide oxidoreductase DCC family protein, with translation MQYQVIYDGNCNLCSSLVQVLAQFDQGQRLTYSPMQDEEALVKWGISSQDCELGMILIDTENPERRWQGSEAAEEISRLLPGGEALIGVYRGIPGVKVMGDLLYEQIRDHRYQWFGQRETLYLCSGNQGCSSSRSELGQAK, from the coding sequence ATGCAATATCAAGTTATTTACGATGGCAACTGTAATTTATGCTCATCCCTAGTTCAAGTGCTGGCGCAGTTTGACCAAGGACAACGATTGACCTATAGCCCGATGCAAGATGAAGAAGCCTTAGTCAAATGGGGTATTAGTTCCCAAGACTGTGAATTAGGAATGATTTTAATTGATACAGAAAATCCCGAGCGTCGATGGCAAGGGAGCGAAGCTGCCGAAGAAATTAGCCGTTTACTTCCTGGAGGTGAGGCGCTGATCGGAGTTTATCGGGGGATACCAGGGGTTAAGGTAATGGGAGATCTCCTTTACGAACAAATACGCGACCATCGTTATCAGTGGTTTGGTCAGCGAGAAACCCTATATTTGTGTAGTGGCAATCAAGGATGTTCAAGTAGCCGTTCAGAATTGGGTCAAGCAAAATGA
- a CDS encoding Crp/Fnr family transcriptional regulator, producing the protein MFSVSPESESSTSRPFLIWQRIIDWAQDHYRTRTFNKDDKIPVRPGLLYLVQRGSVRLVSAQISASTKTPSLVARLSANNDPDNLSPDESFLGFVGAGQPFEIVSQSPFTISSYAHVDKTTVLWMYWHDLDNWPYFRREVMEAFRDQNQRKLLWLGTMGQRRTIDRLLGFLTLLIEEYGEVCEQGYYLPWTLTHAQIGSAIGSTRVTVTRLMGKLRSKGLIITLDDNLICLPPSNPDS; encoded by the coding sequence ATGTTTTCAGTGTCTCCAGAATCCGAATCTTCAACCTCTCGTCCATTTCTTATCTGGCAGCGAATTATTGATTGGGCGCAAGATCACTATCGCACCCGCACCTTTAACAAGGATGATAAAATTCCTGTCCGTCCCGGTTTGCTCTATCTGGTACAGCGCGGTTCTGTTCGCCTGGTCAGTGCCCAGATTAGTGCATCCACTAAAACACCCAGTTTAGTCGCTCGGTTGAGTGCCAATAACGATCCCGATAATCTCAGTCCAGATGAATCCTTTTTAGGGTTCGTGGGAGCAGGTCAACCGTTTGAAATTGTCTCCCAATCTCCCTTTACAATTTCCAGTTATGCCCATGTGGATAAAACCACGGTTTTGTGGATGTATTGGCATGATTTGGATAATTGGCCCTATTTCCGTCGTGAAGTGATGGAAGCGTTCCGCGATCAAAATCAGCGTAAACTGTTGTGGCTGGGAACCATGGGTCAACGTCGCACAATTGATCGGCTGTTGGGCTTTTTGACCTTATTAATTGAGGAGTATGGTGAAGTTTGCGAACAGGGATATTATTTGCCTTGGACGCTCACTCATGCCCAAATTGGTAGTGCCATTGGTTCTACAAGGGTAACCGTTACTCGCTTAATGGGTAAGTTGCGCTCGAAAGGTCTGATTATTACGTTGGATGATAATTTGATTTGTCTTCCGCCTTCTAACCCCGATAGTTAG
- a CDS encoding NnrU family protein, with translation MVMIDNWPSSHWVMVGLLIGFAIAHSGLASLRPWGEQKIGARLYRVGFALVSIPFAVVLIIYFFNHRYDGIQLWQVQGVPGVRSLVWTLSAISFLFLYPATFNLLEIAAIAKPEVHLYETGIIRITRHPQMVGQVIWCIAHTLWLGTSFTLITSLGLILHHLFAVWNGDRRLYNRYGKAFLEAKERTSVMPFVAIIQGRQTLELQEFLRPSYFGVLLFIGLLWWAHPWLMQATLKVPI, from the coding sequence ATGGTAATGATTGATAATTGGCCATCAAGCCACTGGGTAATGGTAGGATTACTGATCGGATTTGCGATCGCCCATAGCGGACTCGCCAGCCTTAGACCTTGGGGAGAACAGAAAATTGGTGCAAGGCTGTACCGGGTAGGCTTTGCCCTAGTGAGCATCCCCTTCGCAGTGGTGTTGATTATTTACTTTTTCAATCATCGCTATGATGGAATACAACTGTGGCAAGTGCAGGGCGTGCCAGGAGTGAGATCGCTCGTTTGGACGTTGTCAGCCATTTCTTTTCTATTTTTATATCCAGCCACATTTAATTTACTGGAAATTGCGGCGATCGCCAAACCGGAAGTTCATCTCTACGAAACCGGAATTATCCGCATCACCCGACATCCCCAAATGGTTGGTCAAGTAATTTGGTGTATTGCCCATACCCTCTGGTTAGGCACAAGCTTTACCCTCATCACCTCCCTAGGTTTAATTCTCCATCATCTCTTTGCTGTCTGGAATGGGGATCGCCGTCTGTACAACCGCTATGGGAAAGCCTTCCTAGAAGCCAAAGAGCGTACTTCTGTGATGCCATTTGTGGCGATTATCCAAGGTCGTCAAACCTTAGAACTCCAAGAATTTCTCCGTCCTTCCTACTTCGGCGTACTGCTCTTTATTGGCCTCCTCTGGTGGGCCCATCCTTGGCTCATGCAAGCCACCCTTAAGGTTCCCATTTGA
- a CDS encoding thioredoxin family protein: protein MVVQISERAFSHEVLDAQTPVLVNFWAPWCGICRLLNPVLNRFQTEWGQTIKVVSINADQSLKLANAYRLRTLPTVILFNQGRVQNRIEGFHSAEDLYRQLEVSLSGTRVADAIDLETSR from the coding sequence ATGGTGGTACAAATCAGTGAACGCGCCTTTAGTCACGAAGTCCTCGATGCTCAAACCCCGGTATTAGTCAACTTTTGGGCCCCCTGGTGTGGAATTTGCCGACTGCTAAACCCAGTTTTAAATCGATTCCAAACCGAATGGGGACAAACCATTAAAGTGGTTTCCATTAATGCCGATCAAAGCCTTAAACTCGCCAATGCCTACCGACTGCGAACATTACCTACGGTAATTTTGTTCAATCAGGGTCGAGTGCAAAACCGTATTGAAGGCTTCCATAGTGCAGAAGACTTATACCGACAACTGGAAGTCAGCTTATCTGGAACCAGAGTGGCTGATGCCATTGATCTTGAAACCAGTCGCTAG
- the leuB gene encoding 3-isopropylmalate dehydrogenase, with amino-acid sequence MTEYYRITLLPGDGIGSEIIAVMVDVLKTIAPKFDLEFNFQEALIGGAAIDATGSPLPEETLNTCRQSDAVLLAAIGGYKWDNLPRSQRPETGLLALRSGLGLFANLRPATILPQLIDASTLKREVVEGVDIMVVRELTGGVYFGEPKGLFETETGQKRGVNTMAYTEGEIDRIAKVAFEIAQKRKSQLCSVDKANVLEVSQLWRDRVTAMASDYPDVQLSHLYVDNAAMQLVRAPKQFDTIVTGNLFGDILSDAAAMLTGSIGMLPSASLGASGPGVFEPVHGSAPDIAGQDKANPLAQVLSGAMMLRYAFNQPQAAEAIEDAVQTVLNQGYRTGDIMSEGQKLVGCREMGEALLRALS; translated from the coding sequence ATGACTGAGTATTACCGGATTACGTTACTTCCAGGGGATGGCATTGGCAGCGAAATTATCGCTGTGATGGTGGATGTCTTAAAGACGATCGCCCCTAAGTTTGATTTAGAGTTTAACTTTCAAGAAGCACTCATCGGTGGTGCGGCGATTGATGCTACGGGTAGTCCCCTTCCAGAAGAAACGCTCAACACTTGTCGTCAAAGTGATGCCGTGTTGCTGGCAGCTATTGGAGGATATAAATGGGATAATTTGCCCCGTTCTCAACGACCGGAAACCGGGCTATTGGCTCTGCGATCGGGTTTAGGGTTGTTTGCGAATCTGCGGCCGGCAACTATTCTACCCCAACTGATTGATGCTTCCACCCTGAAACGAGAAGTTGTGGAAGGGGTCGATATTATGGTGGTGCGTGAATTAACCGGTGGAGTCTATTTTGGCGAACCCAAAGGCCTTTTTGAGACTGAAACGGGACAAAAACGGGGCGTAAATACCATGGCCTATACTGAAGGGGAAATCGATCGCATTGCGAAAGTGGCATTTGAAATTGCCCAAAAACGGAAGAGTCAACTCTGTTCTGTCGATAAAGCCAATGTCCTAGAAGTGTCCCAACTCTGGCGAGATCGCGTGACCGCTATGGCTTCTGACTATCCCGATGTCCAACTCTCTCACCTTTATGTAGATAACGCAGCGATGCAACTGGTGAGAGCGCCGAAACAATTTGATACTATCGTTACGGGTAATTTATTTGGGGATATTCTCTCCGATGCCGCTGCCATGTTAACCGGTAGTATTGGCATGTTACCCTCAGCCAGTTTAGGCGCATCGGGTCCTGGAGTATTTGAACCCGTTCATGGATCGGCTCCCGATATTGCTGGACAAGATAAGGCTAATCCCCTAGCTCAAGTGCTGAGTGGAGCGATGATGTTACGCTATGCGTTTAACCAACCCCAAGCAGCAGAGGCGATCGAAGACGCGGTACAAACCGTTCTCAATCAAGGCTATCGTACGGGCGACATCATGTCTGAAGGACAAAAATTAGTTGGATGTCGGGAAATGGGAGAAGCCTTGCTCAGAGCGCTATCCTGA